A single Leptolyngbya ohadii IS1 DNA region contains:
- a CDS encoding AbrB/MazE/SpoVT family DNA-binding domain-containing protein, translating into MGTAIRTRIIKIGNSQGIRIPKPLLEQSGISEEVEIEIQDGHLILRAAARSREGWEEQFAAMAQQDDVLLDEMAPTEWDETEWEW; encoded by the coding sequence ATGGGCACAGCGATCAGAACTCGCATTATCAAAATTGGCAATTCTCAAGGAATTCGGATTCCTAAACCGCTATTAGAACAAAGTGGTATCAGTGAAGAGGTCGAAATCGAAATTCAGGATGGTCATCTGATTCTTCGTGCCGCTGCTCGATCGCGTGAAGGCTGGGAAGAACAATTTGCAGCAATGGCACAGCAGGACGACGTTTTGCTAGATGAAATGGCCCCGACCGAATGGGATGAAACGGAATGGGAATGGTAG
- a CDS encoding type II toxin-antitoxin system PemK/MazF family toxin has protein sequence MGMVVDRFDVFLINLDPTIGSEIQKTRPCVVVSPNEMNRYISTVIVAPMTTKGQPYPTRVSCQFQGKEGRIVLDQLRTVDKTRLIKKLGKIDAETQKAVLDTLAEMFAE, from the coding sequence ATGGGAATGGTAGTCGATCGCTTCGATGTGTTTCTGATTAATCTCGACCCGACGATCGGCAGCGAAATTCAAAAAACAAGACCCTGTGTTGTCGTTTCACCGAACGAGATGAACCGCTATATTTCTACGGTGATTGTGGCTCCGATGACGACAAAGGGACAGCCCTATCCCACTCGCGTTTCCTGTCAGTTTCAAGGAAAAGAGGGACGCATCGTTTTAGACCAGCTCCGAACGGTTGATAAAACGCGATTGATCAAAAAGCTGGGCAAAATTGACGCTGAGACGCAAAAAGCCGTTTTAGACACTCTGGCTGAAATGTTTGCAGAGTAG